TGAATAAATACAAATGAAGTCTTTATAGGCCCTATGTAAATATAAATGAATAATCACTAtatttcaaataatatatttttatttatataatatatcataAATACATTTCATTCAATGATTTTCAAACACATTAATAAGTCATATTTTTTCGAAAAATGCCTCCAAAGTTGATTGTTTCTTTCCTCCCCCAAAATGCATCTGATCCTTGATTTTGTGTAAttacaaaatgatataattacaaaaaaaagtctaaaaatatcatctaaatgaattattattcatttatcgataaataaatattatattcattaatcgataaataaataatctcgccaaatgaatatttttttttggtcccAAAggtattcatttatcgaggttctACTGTAGTGGAATCCCTAAAAAGAAACATCTCAACTTTTGCATGGTGCCTAAAGGATGTCATAGGAGTATCATAGAAGGTTATGACTCATGCTTTAGACGTATATCTCGATGCGAAAtagtgagagaaaagaaaagcaacAACGGGCCTGAAAGATAAAAGGCCACTAAAGAAGAGGTTAATAAGCTGATCATGTAACACCCTggcccaataccatgtagatattgtccgctttggcccaAATCCAATATCTTggacctcacggctttaaaacgcgtctacatatattggattctcatcttactaataagccccaatcactccctctccacttccgatgtgggattcagtttatTCCTGTCCCTATcaccatcccttagggccgctccttgctcaggccttctaccacGGTgtcacccactccggaccgggtcgttacaaatCAGTTATGGCCATATCGAAGCAATACACTATGCCCCATTCTTAGCATATTTGGTGCTTGTTAAAAAGGCCAATGATAATTGACGATTATGTGTTAACTCACTAAGCTCAATAAAACTTATTCGAAAGATTCATCTTCTCTTCCCTAAATAGACATGTGATTAGACTCTACGATTGGTTATGCCATATACTCTATGTTGGACATGATAGTTGGATATCATCAGATTCTAATTGTCAAGATAGACAAAGAAAAAATGCATTACTAGCTAGAAGGCCATGCCTTTTGGTTTAAAGATTGCATGTGCGACGTACTAGAGattggtaaataaaattttcaatGATCTTATCAAGGACAAAATTCAAATCTAACTGGATGACCTGATTTTTTAGAGCAAGATTATTAAAGAGCATGCTTCAGACCTGAAAACGTTCTTTTGGGAGATAGGAGAAAATGAGCTTATGCTCAATTTAGAAAAATGCACCTTTGTTGTAAGCTCCCATAAGTTCTTAGGATTCATGGTCTCGTAGAGGGGGATAGAGGCTAGTCCTGAAAATTTGAAACTATTATAGAAATGGCTCCACCAAAAAAGATAAATGATGTCCAGAAGTTAAATGGAAAAATCAAGACATTGGGTCGCTTTATCTCTTGCCCAGCAAGCGATGTATGCCCTTCTATAAAATCCTAAATGGAGCCAAATATTTCAACTCGAAGGTAGAATTCCAAACATATCATTTGAAACGTTAAAAGGGTTCTTGGCTTCACATCCTCTACTGAGCCAGACACTTCCAAGGGAAACTCTTTATCTTTATGTGAGCATTGCCGGAGAGTCTATAGGGACCGTCATACTAAAATAAGAAGGAACTAAGCAGTTCCTTATTTACTACGGGAGTATGTGCTAAAAGACACAAAGACAAAGTACGTCAAACTGGAGAATCTAGCTTATGGGGAATTCATCACAACCCAAAAGCTCCGAAATTACTTCAAAAGTCATCCAATTATAGTACAAACAAACACACCCCTAAAGAATGTAGTCTAATGTTCGAAAATATTTGGTAGGTTGGAAGAATGGGCTTTATTCCTAACAGAGTTTGATGTCAGATTCCAGCCTCAGAAACCTTTTGAAGCTTAAGCACTTGTGGACTTTTTGACCGAAATACCCAAATCCGAGTCAAATGGTCAAGTAGCACCAAATGCAAAGGGGGTTTTATGGACGACAACTCCTGCAAGAATAGAGGTGAATTTATGCATTCATCAAAGGACCAGATCAGATCGCCCTTCACTATGTTGCAACTTTGGGCTTACCTGCTTCCAACAATGTACCAAAGTATGAAGCCATGCTTCAAGGAACCAGAATTATGAACATCATAAAACTAGACACAACATTCTTTAAAATCAATTCGAAGTTTGTAGTCAGTCAACTCCTAAGTAATTATGAGGCTAAAGAACCCATCATGAAGTAATATATGGCTTTAGAAAAATAGCTCATGGCTTCAGGGCAACAAGAGGGAAGGAAGGTGGAGATCAAATGAATTCTAAAAGAGGAGAACTGCGGAGGAGATCAATTGGACAAAGTTGCATCAACCCAAAATGGATCATGAATCTCCCTCCATAACATTGAGGTCATATCAAAACCAAGCATCCATGAGGTGGAGGTAATGTCTATAGACTTGAGCAATGATTGGTTCTATCCCATTTTTCCCTATTTAACAATAGGAGCCCTACTGAAAGATAAAAATGAACAAATCATCTTCGCACGCTGCCTCCAGTAAACATCATCCACTTCTAACCAATAGTTTAGATTCTGTCTAGTTGCCATAGAACGATTAATGGAGTTCTTATTCTCCTTGTCTTGAAGCTCAGCAGCAAATTACatagttcaattttttttgttacaataaaCAATTTAATTTGAAGATTGTATTTCGTTTTGACTTCTGATTCCATGTATATAGTATaatattatttgttttttttctttattgtaAGAAAATAGTAGTTAACtattatttgttttttcttttcgttTTAGTTTACAATGCATACGATTGTGATCATAAGATTTTGAATATCAAAGGAGCATAACTCAGTTAGTATATGTCTGAAATTAGAGGTGGGAAGTTGTGGGTTGAAACCCATCCTttaagaaaaacataaaaaagaagATTTTGAATTGGAATATTGTATTTCATTTTGTTGAATTGAAAGATTGCAATTTCATGTATACATTATATATGTTATTTCTTTTtgttgattcttaacgggtataTGTACCCGCAAATTATATAAAaccaaaattatatttaaaatatatatcccTTAGAGTAATATGACTGAATGAGTAGCTCCAAAAAAACCACAGGTACCGATCtacaaaaacgtgaaattaTAGTGGTTTTATTTGAAACTAACCCTATTAAATATTaagataatatataatataataggAATGAAGTTCAAAATTGTTTATACCGTTTTCGAGGAACTGTAGATTTATCCATAATGTATGGAATATTAATGTTTTCAAACAAGATCAACTTTATCTTGACATCACATGAAATTTGAACGGACTAGTTTAATAGTTATTTGACTTGCTATTTGATTTCATGTCAaacattaatttcaaaaaattgataaataaaCTGAAACAGTTTGATGCATTTTGAAAGATTGTTTGTAATGTGTTAGTATTGCAATAAACAATTTAAATACTTTGTCATATTTGTGTGTATGATTAGTTCATATGTAGTAGAATTAActgttgatatttcaaatggTTATTGGTATATATGTAGTAACATATGAaccattttagacataattaatgTTTGACATATTCGATGCGacaatcaaataaaaataaattagctCGTTTAGACTTTCCATCATGtatgggtaaaattgattttgcttgtaAACGCTAAAGATAAAACTTTACAATTTCTTACATCAAGAGCTTTTTGTTTATGGGTCGGCCAGACTCAATGGACTTTCACCTAAAAATGCGCAGTCCAAGTCTAATCCAATCTActattaaaaatgaaattcgAAACCCAACCTAAAACCTACCTAAGAAAggttatatagtttttaataataaaatttagaattcatatttaaaaataaatatatcacatataaatttaataattaatattagtaGGACATGTCAGATTGATGCATcctattatattaaatattaatatgtaGTATATAATATAATGAGGATGAAGTTCAAAATTGTTTATATTGTTTTTCAGGAAATGTAGATTTATCCATAATGTATGGAATAGTAAAAATTAATCTCTAATGTTTTCAAACAAGATCAACTTTATTCCGATATCACAGGAAATTTGAATGGACTAATTTAATAGTTATTTGACATGTTATTTGACTTTCATgtcaaatatttataaataaatcgAAATAGTTTCGTGCATTTTGAAAGGTTGTTTGTCATGTGTTAGTATTGaagtaaacattttagatactttgtcatttttttttttggatgtgTGATTAGCTTATATGTagcaaacttttttttttttgatagattATATGTAGCAAACTTAATTGTTAATATTTTGACAAGCCGTTTGTACATGTGTTAGTAACACATAAACTATTTTCgatataattgatgtttgacATGTTCGATGTGgcaatcaaacaaaaataaattagctCGCTTACACTTTCCATTACGtatgggtaaaattgattttgcttgtaAACGCTGAAGGTAGAACTTTGCGATTTCTCATGTTAAGAGCTTTTTGTTCATGGGTTGGGCTAGACCTAATAGACTATCACTTAAAAATGCACAGTCCAGGTCTAGTCCAATCTAGCCCGCTGTTAATTGAGGCGGATTAGgattcaaaaattaaattcgAAGTCTAACTCGAAATCTACCTAAGAAatggtatatatatttttaggataaataatttattaatccctcCATTTTTTACCTATATATTGTCTAGTcatcatattttaataatacactGTATAGtcattaatttttattctattcaacATTTAGTCTATCGGATATATGAATTATTAAACCGTTTAGTCACTCTATAAGggattaaaatgttaaataacagaaaaattaaagactaactaatatattattaatttatatattatataaaaataagaggactaataaattatttattctattttttaataataaaatttaaaatttatatttaaaaataaatatattatatataaatttaataattaatattaataaaatgtaTCCTGTTTTTTAAAGGTGGTCATAAACATAGACAGATTTTAACGAGCATCCGTGGAGCctaatatcattttttttttccaacccTGGCCTTAAAAATAGTCAAGCTTGGACCTAAATCGAGTTTAATGTCAATTTTCTTGTCCAAAAGCAGACAGAGTATACCCACTACCCGGGCCCATGATCTAGGAATAATTCAGTATTTCTCTAAAACTAATAGGAGCAAAATTTGAAACGTATTCTCATATAATAATGTAATAAGAATAATAaatatttctttttgtattcaattttattttgttttaacttttttgagctttttataaattttctattatgttatatatatatataacagaattttaaattatatttaattaatttatataagtATTTATCAATCCCTTCTCCTCAACACGAATGGACCAAcgttaatgtaattttttttcatcCAAATCTGATCCTTAAAATAGTCGGATGCTGACAAATCTGAACTGAGCCTaatgtcaatttattttatcTGAACTGACCGATTGGAAGCAATTCTGACCGGAATAAGCGAGTACCTCTATTCAATCCCATAGATATAACATATCTACAGGTAAATATTTTAATCGTAATTATAGTATTTATTATAATCTCTTCTACTTCAGTTATAGACATCACATCACCATTACCATTATTTTACTCAAATTTTATTCTCTGTTATCATTTTCATAGTGAAAGTATTGTCTCTTGTATAGATAGCTTCCACAGAAACCATCATTATCTTATTTATAATGCAATGTGTATATGAATGTGTGGGTAGTTTTAAGTAGGTATATCCATTTAATACCCTCTCCCTCTCAAATAGGGGCAacagaaaaaataaattaaattggtACCACCACCATCATAAACAGAACACACAACAACATTTCTACtgaattaattaaccaaatttataaaaatttattagttcAAAATATGAGTTTTTTACATGAGAATCTGCCTAGATTTACTAGCAGAAGTAACAGTAAGAGTAATTAAGAAAGCAAAAGCCAGATAAGAAAGAGCAAGTGAAACTGTTCCTCTTTTGCAGAATTTTTCAAAATGGTCACAAACTGGCATCCAACCTGAGTGTGCATTTCCATATTTTCCCAAGTATCCTATTGCTGTTGCTGCTGAACATCCAGCCAGTATCAAACTCATCATTACCTGTCCACAAAACCCCCAATTTTATATACACCATTTCAGACCCCAAAATAAGGTAAAGTCTGGAACTTACCATATCATGAAGAAACAGGAAAAAGAATCTTGCTGGACTCCATCCATACCGCCCGATAAAACAGAGGAAGAACAAGGAGAACAAGGATAGAACACAGACGATTATGTTTGCATAAGCCAAGAACCTGAAATTAAATGTATAGGTTTTGTTATTCACATGAAATTGAATTGAGGAAATGATAGAATTGGATCCAATTTGATAAACTTACTTGCTAGTTGGAGAATAGTTGTACTTGGCGTCCATGGTGAAAACCCCAATTTCAATGGTTTGTTTGTTGGTTATGATTATCCAAGCGGAAGCCAATGTGGCTACGAAAGTTGAGATTCGTAAGAAAATCTGAGCTCCGATGAAGATGTTATGGGTTTTGATGGGGGAGTTCGGTGCGAATTTGGGTTCATGAGTGGCCATTTTTTTGAGATTTGAGAAACAGAGGTGAAGAACAAACAGGGGAGGAGCAGAAAAAGAGGACGACGGTGAACGAAAGAAAGGGGTAGAGAAAAAGAGTGTGACGTTTTGAAGGTGTGTTTTAGAGGGTATTTATAGAAGAGAAATCAGAAAAGTGAGGCTTCTTGAATTTTAACTACATTTTTCATGAATTTTCTGCTATTTTCTTTCACCCAGTAATTAATTATGTAGGATTTTGAGATTTTCAAGTGGAAATCCATTTGAGTTGTCATTTTTAATTGCATCtcaatattttattataaaattaattgaagtttaattatttaataaaagcaataattaatttttagaatttaggtgaTTGATAGGTCTAAATACATGTTTTAGATTGTAAAAAGGTAAAAAGTGACAAATTAAGTATAGAATCATGGTCTAAATCACACCATTAATTTTTACTCATTTTCATATtatttctaataaattttaaaatttaatataaaagtcaAATTAGTTTTATACTTTGCCCTTGTAGGTCAAATAACTATTAGCTTATTACCTTTTTATTTACCTAATTTAACTAACTATTTATGTATATgtatttgataaaatttaattgattgttaaaagttgtttgtgtaaaatgataaatatagACATTAGTattttatgattattattttattttatatataatttatattcttAATCACCTTCTAAAAATGTCATATACACATGCTACGTAGATCGTATAATACataaaaacatatttaaacaataaaattatttttaatttttttttactaataaaagtGAGATCTTCATATATGATTCTAAATGTTGGATCAAAAACTTGAAACTTACATTGTTTATAGTATATTAGATATTATATAACACACTTTCtaatatatacaaattaatttataatttaacattttattaaaataaaaacctaaaatttttatattcttTAATTTTCATTAGTTTAGTATTAATTTTAATCCatataattttgaattgaaatataatttttaagaaCATAATAgtaaatttagatttattaatTGATATTTACTACTAAACTATAGCTAGATGGATATGTTATCATgttattagtttatttttttagtaaatgAACCAAATAACATT
The DNA window shown above is from Euphorbia lathyris chromosome 1, ddEupLath1.1, whole genome shotgun sequence and carries:
- the LOC136229889 gene encoding CASP-like protein 1F2 — protein: MATHEPKFAPNSPIKTHNIFIGAQIFLRISTFVATLASAWIIITNKQTIEIGVFTMDAKYNYSPTSKFLAYANIIVCVLSLFSLFFLCFIGRYGWSPARFFFLFLHDMVMMSLILAGCSAATAIGYLGKYGNAHSGWMPVCDHFEKFCKRGTVSLALSYLAFAFLITLTVTSASKSRQILM